A genomic region of Papaver somniferum cultivar HN1 chromosome 7, ASM357369v1, whole genome shotgun sequence contains the following coding sequences:
- the LOC113294514 gene encoding uncharacterized protein LOC113294514 — translation MVVSEAGAMFIKAVNTQGSVKDKEYISKLIIETITEVGHQNIVQVITDNAPVCKSAGLLVECQFKHIFWIPCVVHTLNLALKNICHPRDIQTNVLVYEGCAWISEIIAEVVLIRNFITKHSMRLAMFNEHVELKLFTLAETRFASSIIMLQRFKDVKQGIRNLVICNQWSSYKDDDPNQALFIKEKLLDDDWWNTLQYYSRQWLDERPGRVPPHRDLLIAGQRLKCFERYYDADELREVNIEYAKFSSCREEFANENTINDRWSMNPYVWWVTYGVYAPLLQQKALMLLGQPCSSSCSERNWSTYSFINSVKNKITPQRGEDLVFVHTNLRLLSRRSPEYLLGDTRMWDIGGDSFDTMEGTVGVLEVADLSLNEPEMERMILDDNEANVEELYPLV, via the exons ATGGTTGTTTCAGAGGCTGGTGCAATGTTTATTAAAGCAGTCAACACTCAAGGGTCAGTGAAGGACAAAGAGTACATTTCTAAGTTGATCATTGAGACAATTACGGAAGTTGGGCATCAGAATATCGTGCAAGTAATCACGGACAATGCACCAGTTTGTAAGAGTGCAGGGCTACTTGTAGAATGTCAGTTTAAACACATTTTTTGGATTCCATGTGTAGTCCACACACTAAACCTTGCTTTAAAGAATATATGTCATCCGAGAGATATTCAAACTAATGTTTTAGTATATGAAGGGTGTGCTTGGATTAGTGAAATTATTGCTGAGGTGGTACTGATCAGAAACTTCATCACTaaacattccatgagattagccatGTTTAATGAACATGTGGAGTTAAAATTATTCACACTTGCAGAGACACGTTTTGCCTCTAGTATTATAATGCTTCAAAGATTTAAAGATGTGAAGCAAGGAATCCGTAACTTGGTAATTTGCAATCAATGGTCATCATATAAAGATGATGATCCTAATCAAGCATTGTTTATAAAAGAGAAGTTGTTGGATGATGATTGGTGGAACACTTTGCA gtaTTATAGTCGTCAGTGGCTTGATGAACGTCCAGGGCGTGTTCCACCACATAGAGATCTTTTGATTGCAGGTCAAAGATTGAAGTGTTTCGAGAGGTATTACGATGCGGATGAGTTAAGAGAAGTTAACATTGAGTATGCTAAGTTTTCATCTTGCCGTGAAGAATTTGCAAATGAAAATACCATAAATGATAGATGGAGTATGAATCCTTATGTGTGGTGGGTTACTTATGGGGTGTATGCTCCTTTACTTCAGCAAAAAGCACTCATGTtgcttggccaaccttgttcatcttcttgTAGTGAGAGAAACTGGAGTACATATAGTTTCATAAATTCTGTGAAGAATAAAATTACTCCACAAAGAGGTGAAGATTTGGTATTTGTTCATACTAATCTTCGTCTCTTATCAAGACGAAGCCCAGAATACTTGCTAGGGGATACAAGAATGTGGGACATTGGAGGTGATTCTTTTGATACTATGGAGGGTACTGTTGGTGTACTTGAAGTTGCCGATCTTTCTCTTAATGAGCCAGAGATGGAACGCATGATATTGGATGATAATGAAGCTAATGTGGAGGAGCTATACCCCCTGGTTTGA